In a genomic window of Gigantopelta aegis isolate Gae_Host chromosome 9, Gae_host_genome, whole genome shotgun sequence:
- the LOC121381596 gene encoding atrial natriuretic peptide receptor 3-like → MSSDIVLIADNGVVVQMFYLRMHSYNSSQHDINCDRRFAELIPRMLITWRVFLLLLHGTASKVLHVVWMVPEYYPEYNISASIGTLAMALKRIQTDQLLPDYDHFNITWLDTPCDSQKSIGLLTDHLIKYHTTDVIIGPPCTEAMVPVADLAAYYNVPIFSWVTRQYVLDDKTKYSTLVRSRPPISSLVEMFYAISIRFKWKRAAMVYTDDQRSTRTLAQSIIRKFDTYRQFNLVEEFAMSLNSSHEELRQMMNSIKGMARIIFLIIPHAELRQYMLAFHDQGMTDGDYQFLFTELAVTSVRVYRSELVWKRNDGHDDAARQAFENILIFTFAHVLGNNPNWEAANESYEEIFSGSSLPRPVQPDGHSAFLYDAVVLFAMALNETIAANNNATGTEIFRACVYKLFDVGSLMRNAELY, encoded by the exons AGCTAATCCCGAGGATGTTAATCACATGGAGAGTATTCTTGCTTCTCCTGCACGGGACTGCAAGCAAGGTTCTGCACGTAGTGTGGATGGTTCCCGAATATTACCCAGAATACAATATCTCCGCCAGTATAGGGACATTAGCGATGGCCTTGAAACGAATACAGACCGACCAACTGCTTCCGGACTACGATCATTTCAA caTCACTTGGCTTGATACTCCATGTGATAGTCAAAAAAGCATTGGACTTCTTACAGATCACCTGATTAAGTATCATACCACTGACGTCATTATTGGCCCTCCGTGCACGGAAG CAATGGTGCCTGTAGCTGATCTGGCTGCCTACTACAACGTGCCCATTTTTAGCTGGGTGACGAGACAGTATGTTTTGGATGACAAGACTAAATACTCAACACTTGTCCGATCCAGACCGCCAATCTCATCACTAG tGGAAATGTTTTACGCGATCAGCATCCGATTTAAATGGAAGCGTGCAGCCATGGTCTACACCGATGATCAAAGATCAACACGAACTCTTGCCCAGTCCATAATCAGAAAGTTTGACACGTATAGACAATTCAATCTGGTCGAAGAATTTGCTATGTCTCTGAATTCATCCCATGAAGAACTCCGTCAGATGATGAATTCTATTAAAGGAATGGCACGAA taatttttttaataatacccCATGCCGAACTCCGCCAATACATGTTGGCATTCCACGACCAGGGGATGACCGACGGAGACTATCAGTTCCTGTTTACTGAGCTGGCCGTCACGTCAGTGCGCGTCTACCGGAGTGAGCTCGTGTGGAAACGAAACGACGGCCACGATGACGCTGCGCGCCAAGCTTTCGAGAACATACTGATT TTTACATTTGCACATGTACTGGGAAATAATCCCAATTGGGAAGCTGCAAACGAATCGTATGAAGAGATATTTAGCGGGTCTTCCTTACCTCGTCCTGTTCag CCCGATGGACATTCAGCATTTCTCTATGACGCCGTCGTTCTCTTTGCTATGGCTTTGAATGAAACTATTGCAGCAAACAACAACGCCACAGGAACAGAGATCTTCCGTGCATGCGTGTACAAGCTTTTCGATG TTGGCTCATTAATGCGGAATGCGGAACTctattaa